A portion of the Shewanella sp. SNU WT4 genome contains these proteins:
- the lpxM gene encoding lauroyl-Kdo(2)-lipid IV(A) myristoyltransferase (LpxM is lauroyl-Kdo(2)-lipid IV(A) myristoyltransferase, an enzyme characterized in Escherichia coli and involved in biosynthesis of the form of lipid A found in that species and some closely related species.), translating to MTSENSTSKYFDRRFDWALLHPKLWPTWLAIFLMGVLAYIPACVRDKLASFIARGVYRFAGKPIAIAKANIHCCFPDKTSEQVDELVRENVRHFVMILMGQAELLVRSKNHIRRRVALEGFEHVQAARAEGKSIIFIMPHVWGIDYAGLRLNMDLPALVTMAKAHRNPLFNWFNNRTRSRLGGNVYMREAGIRALLSELKQGNSFFYLPDEDLGPKNSVFAPFFATTKATLPVVGRLASAGNAKVLPIKIGYDDKTHQFKLTVMPAISEESMAGKEQEALALNHAVEAVISAFPEQYMWFLKILKTRPEGQDSIYP from the coding sequence ATGACTTCAGAAAATTCCACGAGTAAGTATTTTGACCGCCGGTTTGACTGGGCCTTATTGCATCCTAAATTGTGGCCGACTTGGCTTGCTATCTTTTTAATGGGTGTATTGGCTTATATTCCAGCCTGTGTGCGCGATAAATTAGCCAGCTTCATTGCTCGCGGCGTCTATCGGTTTGCCGGTAAACCCATAGCGATAGCCAAAGCCAACATTCATTGCTGTTTTCCGGATAAAACCTCTGAGCAAGTAGATGAATTAGTACGTGAAAACGTGCGCCATTTTGTGATGATTTTAATGGGGCAGGCTGAATTACTGGTTCGCTCTAAAAATCATATTCGCCGCCGCGTTGCTCTTGAAGGCTTTGAGCATGTACAGGCCGCGCGCGCAGAAGGTAAAAGCATTATCTTTATCATGCCACATGTGTGGGGTATAGATTATGCGGGTCTGCGCTTAAACATGGATTTACCAGCCTTGGTGACTATGGCTAAAGCCCACCGCAATCCATTATTCAACTGGTTTAATAATCGCACTCGTAGTCGGTTAGGCGGCAACGTCTATATGCGAGAGGCGGGTATTCGCGCCTTATTAAGTGAGTTAAAGCAGGGCAATAGCTTCTTTTATTTACCCGATGAAGATTTAGGCCCTAAAAACAGTGTTTTTGCTCCATTTTTTGCAACCACTAAGGCTACCTTACCCGTCGTTGGGCGCTTAGCCAGTGCAGGCAATGCTAAAGTGCTACCAATTAAGATTGGTTATGATGATAAGACTCATCAATTTAAATTAACTGTGATGCCTGCCATTAGTGAAGAGTCGATGGCGGGTAAAGAGCAAGAAGCGCTCGCCTTAAATCATGCCGTGGAAGCTGTTATTTCAGCGTTTCCAGAACAATACATGTGGTTTTTGAAGATTTTAAAAACTCGCCCAGAAGGGCAAGACAGTATTTATCCATAA
- a CDS encoding aromatic amino acid transport family protein codes for MKTSTQFGSILIIAGTTIGAGMLALPLAAAGLGFSLAISLMIFFWLLMSYTALLMIEVHQDAPKQVSLHGLAHHYLGKTGQWVATFAMLFLFYALCSAYIAGGSEQLSQRVSSLFETDIASPWVALVFTALVAGLVTVGTRTVDWVNRCLFAVKMLALVLMFFILLPKVDVSHLAAAPVSQGLLISALPIIFTSFGFHGSIPSVVRYLGKDTSALKRVILIGSAIPLIIYCLWLLASQGSLSQASLLANPGLSAMLLQLSTLVSHPFMSNAVNLFAELALATSFLGVSLGLFDFVQDMLKSRRITASIVTFVPPLVFAIFYPQGFILALGYAAVALVILAIYLPVAMVLVKRKQASPHGQYQVQGGKLCLALATLAGSLIIVAQFWPA; via the coding sequence ATGAAAACCTCCACCCAATTCGGTAGTATTTTAATTATCGCGGGCACCACTATTGGTGCGGGCATGCTTGCCTTACCTCTTGCGGCCGCAGGCCTTGGCTTTAGCTTAGCCATCAGCTTAATGATCTTTTTTTGGCTGCTCATGAGCTATACCGCCTTACTGATGATTGAAGTTCATCAAGATGCCCCAAAACAAGTCAGCTTACATGGCTTAGCACATCACTATTTAGGTAAAACAGGTCAATGGGTAGCGACCTTTGCCATGCTGTTTTTATTCTACGCCTTATGCTCAGCTTACATAGCTGGCGGCTCAGAGCAGTTAAGTCAGCGGGTATCTAGCTTATTTGAGACTGACATAGCATCACCTTGGGTAGCATTAGTGTTTACCGCCTTAGTGGCAGGCTTAGTGACTGTAGGAACTCGCACTGTTGATTGGGTTAATCGCTGCTTGTTTGCGGTAAAAATGCTGGCATTAGTGTTAATGTTTTTTATCTTACTACCAAAGGTTGATGTCAGTCATTTAGCCGCAGCGCCAGTATCACAAGGATTATTAATTAGCGCCTTACCTATTATTTTCACCTCGTTTGGTTTTCATGGTTCTATTCCATCTGTGGTGCGTTACTTAGGTAAAGATACCTCAGCACTAAAGCGCGTTATTTTAATTGGTTCTGCCATTCCGCTAATCATTTATTGTTTATGGTTACTGGCAAGCCAAGGCTCCTTAAGTCAAGCAAGCTTACTGGCAAACCCAGGCTTAAGCGCCATGCTGCTGCAATTATCAACTTTAGTGTCACACCCGTTCATGAGTAACGCTGTGAACTTATTTGCTGAGCTCGCATTAGCCACCTCCTTCCTAGGGGTCAGTTTAGGTCTGTTTGATTTTGTGCAAGACATGCTTAAAAGCCGACGCATTACCGCAAGTATCGTGACCTTTGTGCCGCCATTAGTCTTTGCGATTTTTTACCCGCAAGGCTTTATTTTAGCCTTAGGCTACGCCGCCGTGGCACTGGTGATTTTAGCTATCTACTTGCCTGTGGCTATGGTGCTAGTTAAACGCAAACAAGCAAGTCCACATGGTCAATACCAAGTGCAAGGTGGCAAGCTATGCTTAGCCCTGGCTACTTTAGCGGGAAGCCTCATCATAGTGGCTCAGTTCTGGCCAGCGTAA